The Echinicola rosea genome has a segment encoding these proteins:
- a CDS encoding DUF493 family protein: MKKEFNKAAFKEKLEEQTSFPALYMFKFIVPSGKEDEVKDLLPKHEVVFKESAKGTYVSATIKAMMKDSQSIIDVYDRASKIEGIISL, from the coding sequence ATGAAAAAGGAGTTTAATAAGGCCGCTTTCAAGGAGAAACTAGAAGAGCAAACAAGTTTTCCGGCCCTTTATATGTTTAAATTTATCGTGCCCAGCGGTAAGGAAGATGAAGTGAAGGACCTGCTGCCAAAGCATGAAGTGGTCTTTAAGGAATCAGCCAAGGGCACTTATGTCAGTGCGACCATTAAGGCTATGATGAAAGACAGTCAGTCTATCATAGACGTGTATGATAGAGCATCCAAAATAGAAGGAATTATTTCGCTATAA
- a CDS encoding 4a-hydroxytetrahydrobiopterin dehydratase yields the protein MWEEKNDQLVREFEFSDFQEAFAFMTRVAFLAEGQGHHPNWSNVYNKVTIALTSHDAGNKVTGKDKKLASAIDKLI from the coding sequence ATGTGGGAAGAAAAGAATGATCAACTTGTAAGGGAATTTGAATTTTCGGATTTTCAGGAAGCATTTGCTTTTATGACCAGGGTAGCCTTTTTGGCAGAAGGACAAGGCCATCATCCCAACTGGAGCAATGTTTATAATAAAGTGACCATAGCCCTGACGAGCCATGATGCGGGTAATAAGGTCACTGGAAAGGATAAAAAATTGGCTTCGGCCATCGATAAGCTGATCTGA
- the rsmI gene encoding 16S rRNA (cytidine(1402)-2'-O)-methyltransferase, protein MTETIKPHLYLVPTPIGNLQDITLRAIEVLKSVDVILAEDTRTTGKLLKHLEIQRPLQSYHIFNEHKTVEKLVERMEGGEQFALVSDAGTPAISDPGFLLVRAAREAGLEVNCLPGATAFVPALVNAALPNDRFVFEGFLPHKKGRKTRIDNLLEEERTMIFYESPHRLLKTLGQFKDAFGAERMACVSRELTKMYEENIRGSLEELIAYYQENTIKGEIVITVAGKN, encoded by the coding sequence ATGACCGAAACCATAAAGCCGCACCTTTATCTGGTGCCTACTCCCATAGGTAATCTCCAGGATATTACCCTCCGGGCGATAGAAGTGCTTAAGAGCGTGGATGTAATACTCGCTGAAGATACGCGTACCACAGGTAAATTGCTGAAGCATCTGGAAATACAGCGACCCCTTCAGAGCTACCATATTTTTAATGAGCATAAGACCGTAGAGAAACTGGTGGAGCGCATGGAAGGAGGGGAGCAGTTTGCATTGGTAAGTGATGCGGGTACACCAGCCATATCCGATCCTGGATTTCTTTTGGTAAGGGCTGCCAGGGAAGCAGGGCTGGAGGTCAATTGTCTGCCAGGGGCTACAGCCTTTGTGCCAGCGCTGGTAAATGCTGCATTGCCAAATGATCGCTTTGTCTTTGAAGGGTTTCTGCCACATAAAAAAGGACGTAAAACCAGGATCGACAATTTATTGGAGGAGGAGCGAACCATGATCTTCTATGAATCGCCCCATCGGCTCCTAAAGACACTTGGCCAGTTTAAGGATGCCTTTGGTGCAGAGAGGATGGCCTGTGTATCAAGGGAGCTGACCAAGATGTACGAAGAAAATATCAGGGGCAGCCTGGAAGAACTTATAGCCTATTATCAAGAAAATACCATAAAAGGAGAAATAGTAATCACAGTAGCAGGAAAAAACTAA
- a CDS encoding inositol monophosphatase family protein: protein MEINTLLDKTIAIAREAGAFIRRERQSFDLNKVEHKGFNDLVSYVDKEAEKIVVRGLQEIMPEAGFITEEGTINKDGEVYNWIVDPLDGTTNFVHGVPVFSVSIALMKEGEIVLGVVYEVNNNECFYATKGGGAFCNDTPIGVSPTPSLASGLIATGFPYSAFEEVDKYLGLLKDIIQHSHGVRRIGSAAVDLCYVAAGRMDGYFEYNLNSYDVAGGVIILQEAGGKVTDFSGGDDYVFGRELVGSNEKIHEELLGTVRNHW from the coding sequence ATGGAAATCAACACACTTTTAGACAAAACCATTGCCATCGCGAGGGAAGCTGGCGCTTTTATCAGAAGAGAGAGACAGAGCTTTGACCTGAATAAGGTAGAGCATAAGGGATTTAATGACCTCGTGTCCTATGTGGACAAGGAGGCCGAAAAGATTGTAGTGAGGGGCCTACAGGAGATTATGCCTGAGGCCGGTTTTATTACCGAAGAAGGAACGATAAACAAGGACGGGGAAGTTTACAATTGGATCGTGGACCCATTGGATGGCACGACCAACTTTGTTCATGGTGTCCCCGTATTTTCTGTGAGCATTGCCCTTATGAAAGAAGGGGAAATCGTTCTCGGTGTGGTCTATGAAGTCAATAACAATGAGTGTTTCTACGCCACCAAGGGAGGAGGAGCATTCTGTAATGATACGCCTATTGGCGTTAGCCCGACCCCTTCTCTGGCCTCTGGTCTGATTGCGACGGGGTTTCCATATAGTGCATTCGAGGAGGTAGATAAATATTTGGGCTTGCTGAAGGATATCATACAGCATTCGCATGGAGTCCGACGGATTGGTAGTGCTGCGGTGGACCTTTGCTATGTTGCAGCAGGAAGGATGGATGGATATTTTGAATATAACCTGAATTCTTATGATGTGGCCGGTGGCGTGATCATTCTTCAGGAAGCAGGAGGCAAAGTAACGGATTTTAGTGGAGGGGATGATTATGTTTTTGGTCGTGAATTGGTAGGGAGCAACGAAAAAATCCACGAAGAATTGTTGGGGACGGTTAGAAATCACTGGTAA
- a CDS encoding NADPH-dependent F420 reductase, giving the protein MTLGIIGGTKLSVTLGNKFISRGLKVVFGVREEFEAKQIEWKILKMQKDKVFGYCEAMDKADVIMVCCENEFLPLVCKCLSRYDAKDKLVLDCTNGKYHPNFGCNTRYIQEKSDYKRVLKGFNNLGLDYPKSDPLELVKETYFCGDNDFDKYRVKKLIELIGFKAIDAGGLDNAPLLEAFYHLRRQITHFKKENVDYHFKLMSV; this is encoded by the coding sequence ATGACGTTAGGAATTATTGGAGGGACAAAATTGTCAGTGACTTTAGGGAATAAATTTATTTCCCGGGGTTTGAAAGTAGTATTTGGAGTAAGGGAGGAGTTTGAAGCCAAGCAAATAGAATGGAAGATTCTTAAGATGCAAAAAGATAAGGTTTTTGGTTATTGCGAAGCAATGGACAAAGCCGATGTTATCATGGTTTGCTGTGAGAATGAGTTTTTGCCGTTGGTATGCAAGTGTCTTTCGAGATACGACGCGAAGGACAAGCTAGTCTTGGACTGCACCAATGGAAAGTACCATCCGAATTTTGGCTGTAATACCAGGTATATCCAAGAAAAATCTGATTATAAACGTGTCTTGAAAGGGTTTAATAACCTAGGGCTGGATTATCCAAAATCTGACCCGTTGGAACTGGTCAAGGAAACCTATTTCTGTGGGGACAATGATTTTGACAAATACCGTGTGAAGAAGCTGATTGAATTGATAGGGTTTAAAGCAATCGACGCAGGAGGGCTTGATAATGCACCATTGCTCGAGGCTTTTTATCATCTGAGAAGGCAGATTACGCATTTCAAAAAGGAAAATGTGGACTACCATTTTAAGTTGATGTCAGTATAA